One part of the Rubidibacter lacunae KORDI 51-2 genome encodes these proteins:
- the bla gene encoding class A beta-lactamase — MKHRKNSIFLAAFLGLSIAIASALLPSLGSARENDLIATVRQIEAALDARVGIAVYDKETDRNWQYHADERFPMNSTFKTIACAALLSLVDSAQEKLDRIVVFDESDLVDYSPITETRFGPPGMTLDELCEATMSVSDNSAGNFVMEAIGGPEAITQFMRSIGDEVSRLDRWYPSISESVPGDKRDTTSPNSMAMMLEQLVLKQTLSLGSRQKLENWLKGNEVSDNLFRAVIPSDWDIGDRSGAGQYGSRSIAAIMWPPQREPVVAAVYITETEASFAERNAAISEIGEEIVEAVMAQ; from the coding sequence TTCTTGGCAGCATTTTTGGGCTTATCAATCGCGATCGCCTCTGCTCTTTTACCTTCACTTGGTAGCGCAAGGGAGAACGATCTCATTGCAACTGTTCGGCAAATCGAAGCAGCCTTGGACGCTCGTGTTGGAATCGCAGTTTATGACAAGGAAACCGATCGGAATTGGCAGTATCATGCCGACGAACGGTTTCCGATGAACAGCACTTTCAAGACAATAGCTTGTGCTGCACTCCTTTCATTGGTTGATTCTGCTCAAGAGAAACTCGACCGCATCGTAGTTTTCGATGAAAGTGACCTTGTAGACTACTCTCCTATCACGGAAACACGATTCGGGCCTCCTGGTATGACACTCGACGAACTTTGCGAAGCAACAATGTCTGTTAGTGATAACTCCGCTGGCAATTTTGTCATGGAAGCGATTGGCGGACCTGAAGCTATCACTCAATTTATGCGCTCTATCGGTGATGAGGTTAGCCGCCTTGACCGCTGGTACCCATCCATAAGCGAGTCGGTGCCTGGAGATAAACGCGATACTACATCACCAAATTCAATGGCGATGATGCTCGAACAGTTAGTCCTCAAACAAACATTGTCATTGGGATCGCGCCAGAAATTGGAAAACTGGCTCAAAGGAAATGAAGTTAGCGATAACCTGTTTCGTGCTGTAATTCCATCAGATTGGGATATTGGAGATCGATCTGGAGCTGGGCAGTATGGTTCGAGATCGATTGCTGCAATCATGTGGCCACCGCAGCGTGAACCGGTTGTAGCAGCTGTTTACATTACTGAAACTGAGGCTTCTTTTGCCGAACGTAATGCTGCGATTTCTGA